The following proteins are encoded in a genomic region of Oryza brachyantha chromosome 11, ObraRS2, whole genome shotgun sequence:
- the LOC102709971 gene encoding GDT1-like protein 3 — protein MDPNPRRLLVVVVVVVALLACALAVAGAEDNESAGSRVSLGRRAGGFLHGLKKKEAVVEGDHGVALDEVGPGLFDALFASLSMILVSEIGDETFIIAALMAMRHPKSIVLSGALSALYVMTVLSTGLGRIVPNLISRKHTNSAATVLYLFFGLRLLYIAWKSDPKGSQKKEMEEVEEKLEAGQGKSTIRRFFGRFCTPIFLEAFILTFLAEWGDRSQIATIALATHKNAIGVAVGASLGHTVCTSLAVIGGSMLASKISQRTVATIGGVLFLGFSVSSYFYPPL, from the exons ATGGATCCGAACCCTAGAcggctcctcgtcgtcgtcgtcgtcgtcgtcgccctcctcgcTTGCGCCTTGGCCGTG GCGGGCGCCGAGGACAACGAATCGGCTGGGTCGAGGGTCTCGCTGGGACGACGCGCAGGG GGCTTCCTGCACGGGTTGAAGAAGAAGGAAGCAGTGGTGGAGGGAGACCATGGGGTGGCCCTCGATGAGGTCGGCCCTGGGCTGTTCGATGCGCTCTTCGCGAGTCTCTCGATGATCTTAGTCAGCGAG ATTGGAGATGAAACCTTTATTATTGCAGCGCTAATGGCAATGCGACATCCCAAGTCGATTGTGCTGTCTGGTGCGCTATCAGCACTCTACGTGATGACG GTACTGTCAACTGGACTAGGTAGGATAGTCCCCAACTTGATATCGAGGAAGCACACTAACAGTGCTGCTACAG TTTTGTACTTGTTCTTTGGACTACGATTATTATACATTGCTTGGAAGTCTGACCCAAAGGGATCTCAGAAGAAGGAAATGGAAGAA GTGGAAGAGAAGCTCGAGGCAGGTCAAGGAAAATCTACCATTCGTCGGTTCTTTGGCAGATTTTGCACACCGATCTTTTTGGAG GCTTTCATCTTAACCTTCTTAGCTGAATGGGGTGATCGAAGCCAAATAGCAACTATTGCG CTTGCTACCCACAAGAATGCCATCGGAGTAGCAGTCGGGGCATCATTGGGCCACACTGTCTGCACATCACTTGCAGTTATAGGTGGGAGCATGTTGGCATCCAAGATTTCGCAACGAACAGTTGCAACAATCGGAGGTGTCCTCTTCCTGGGGTTCTCTGTGTCATCATACTTCTATCCCCCACTATGA
- the LOC102712859 gene encoding uncharacterized protein LOC102712859, with protein MMTPIAELQPSSNQELGAHTAAAASAAGHGNPVLAAGATRNEEATTEKTKTSTDQEESQAARRHFLAGIRKLIKSFKSLSHIFEIYKEDDDDDNDEEDMNIEIGFPTDVQHVAHIGLDGSCSSISSLSGLQEEARELLSMSSLTMEQFEFAMASLAAHKGQNVVVDRVARN; from the exons ATGATGACACCGATCGCTGAGCTGCAGCCCAGCAGCAACCAGGAGCTGGGAGCACacaccgctgctgctgcttctgcagcGGGCCATGGCAACCCGGTTCTTGCTGCAG GTGCAACTCGAAATGAGGAAGCCACGACGGAGAAGACGAAGACCAGCACCGATCAGGAGGAGAGCCAGGCGGCGAGGCGCCACTTTCTGGCGGGGATCAGGAAGCTCATCAAGAGCTTCAAGAGCCTGTCCCACATCTTCGAGATATACAAGgaggacgatgacgacgacaaTGACGAGGAGGACATGAACATAGAGATTGGGTTCCCCACAGATGTGCAGCATGTGGCACACATTGGGCTGGATGGGTCCTGCAGCAGCATCTCAAGCCTGAGCGGCCTGCAGGAGGAGGCAAGGGAGCTGCTCTCCATGTCCAGCCTCACCATGGAGCAGTTTGAGTTTGCCATGGCCTCACTGGCTGCTCACAAGGGCCAGAATGTGGTTGTAGATAGAGTTGCCCgcaattag